In Leishmania infantum JPCM5 genome chromosome 33, a genomic segment contains:
- a CDS encoding putative ABC transporter, which yields MALLSSKAARKWGWRCLYAAGILGVGYVGADYATDNSLTRSLRTLLAFGTIVCTYKFTTPTTPEELSSMHSRVARIILDTCLKNEGLYIKIGQGLNSMSHVLPREYTEVLKVLLDRAPPVPMAEIRKIIRAETGKEIEELFVRFDETPVASASIAQVHQAWLPPPADGSSAEPQRVAVKVRKPCISTQSVWDLYIYSTIMTLLKLLFDLPTDWSRKTVCDALVREMDFTLEASNAKRFRHAFRDNPRLYIPRVHDAYTSKQLLVLEWIEGTKLNDVESIRAQYDEKRVLTTLFDAVGDMVFKHGFVHADPHAANVLVRPSPKTNPAPATAGTDMAAATTTTTTTSAATRHATAARDSSDYQVVLIDFGLATPERVRFRYQYALLFVSLFTHDKESLRRVVHDWGINDAEMFASIQAQKPFEAIQAGSYDEVTRDEVIAMQTKAHERAKEILRDTRRIPKELIMVGRSLDILRGVNRLYGSPVNRMNMFVQSAVECLGPLRNYDAVDAYLKRMQKIMEARGCLTAVARDCYQEYESVYDASADTVREEQEAAAAQIAAEDAQRGLLHPSQGPVSEVYAWLDAVYRALLLHSLLFLLNAVHVITYTYNSLIAAFLPAAAQKKLRIASLEDRRDRLFVQQWSVEGEEMAEAVLEAG from the coding sequence GCGCTGCCTCTACGCCGCCGGAATACTGGGCGTCGGATACGTTGGGGCCGACTACGCCACAGACAACTCCCTgacgcgctcgctgcgcacgctgctcgCCTTTGGCACGATCGTGTGCACGTACAAGTTCACTACCCCTACGACACCCGAGGAACTGTCTTCCATGCACAGCCGCGTCGCACGCATCATCCTCGATACATGCCTAAAAAATGAGGGGCTGTACATCAAGATTGGGCAAGGCCTGAACTCCATGAGCCACGTGCTCCCGCGCGAGTACACGGAAGTGCTCAAAGTGCTGCTGGACCGGGCGCCGCCTGTTCCGATGGCAGAGATTCGAAAGATCATCCGCGCCGAAACCGGCAAGGAAATCGAGGAGCTGTTTGTTCGCTTCGACGAGACGCCGGTGGCCTCGGCATCGATTGCGCAGGTGCACCAAGCGTGGCTTCCGCCTCCGGCAGACGGCTCATCGGCGGAGCCGCAGAGAGTAGCCGTGAAGGTGCGCAAGCCGTGCATCTCCACCCAGTCCGTGTGGGACCTGTACATATATAGCACCATCATGACGCTGCTCAAGCTTCTCTTTGACCTGCCGACGGACTGGTCCAGGAAGACCGTGTGCGACGCGTTGGTGCGCGAGATGGACTTCACCTTGGAGGCGTCCAACGCGAAGCGGTTCCGACACGCCTTCCGCGACAACCCGCGCTTGTACATCCCGCGTGTTCACGACGCGTACACCTCAAAGCAGCTGCTCGTTCTGGAATGGATCGAGGGGACCAAACTGAACGATGTGGAGTCTATACGAGCGCAGTACGATGAGAAGCGTGTGCTGACCACCTTGTTCGACGCCGTTGGCGACATGGTCTTTAAGCACGGCTTCGTCCACGCCGACCCGCACGCCGCCAACGTCCTTGTGCGGCCCTCGCCGAAAACCAATCCAGCGCCAGCAACAGCTGGCACCGACAtggctgctgccaccaccactaccaccaccacgtcggcggcaacgcgacacgccacggcagcgcgcgaCTCGAGCGACTACCAAGTCGTTCTCATCGACTTTGGCCTCGCCACACCGGAGCGAGTGCGCTTTCGATATCAATACGCCCTACTCTTTGTGAGCCTCTTTACCCATGACAAGGAATCGCTGCGGCGGGTGGTGCACGACTGGGGCATCAACGACGCCGAGATGTTCGCCTCTATACAGGCGCAGAAGCCCTTCGAAGCGATCCAGGCCGGCAGCTACGACGAAGTCACACGCGATGAGGTGATCGCCATGCAGACGAAGGCGCATGAGCGGGCAAAGGAGATCTTACGCGACACACGGCGCATACCGAAGGAGCTCATCATGGTGGGCCGCAGCCTCGACATCCTGCGCGGCGTTAACCGGCTTTACGGGTCACCCGTAAACCGCATGAACATGTTTGTGCAAAGTGCGGTGGAGTGTCTGGGTCCACTGCGAAACTACGACGCGGTCGACGCGTACTTGAAGCGCATGCAGAAGATTATGGAGGCGCGGGGTTGCTTGACAGCTGTCGCCAGAGACTGCTACCAGGAATACGAAAGCGTGTACGACGCCTCTGCAGACACCGTGCGAGAGGAGCaagaagccgcagcagcacagatTGCCGCCGAGGACGCACAGCGTGGGCTCCTCCACCCCTCGCAAGGGCCAGTATCGGAGGTGTACGCCTGGCTTGACGCTGTGTATCGCGccttgctgctgcacagTCTTTTGTTCCTGCTCAACGCGGTTCACGTGATCACCTACACTTACAACTCACTGATTGCGGCGTTCCtgccagccgcagcgcagaaGAAGCTCCGTATCGCAAGCCTGGAAGACCGGCGTGATCGTCTCTTTGTGCAACAGTGGAGTGTCGAGGGGGAAGAGATGGCGGAAGCCGTCCTCGAGGCTGGCTAA